The region GGGAATCGTCACGATCGACACGATGACCAGCACCACGGCCGTCCGCTCGAACGTCTGGGTGATCATGAACCCGCTCGCGCCGAGCACTCCGGTGAACGTCGCCAGCACCGGGATCAGCACCAGCGCCACCATGCTGACGGCCAGCGACCACGTGCGCGCCAGCCGGATGACCGCGGCGCCGGCCAGCACCACGGGGACCGAACAGGCCAGGGCCCAGCCGACGATCTCCCAGAATTCAGTTGTCGGCATTCGGCCGCCCGGAGCTCGCAGCCTCGGAGGTCCACATGTAGCCGCGGCCCCACACGGTCTGTACGCGGTGTCGGTCGCCGAGCTTGGAGCGCAGCCGCTTGACGTGCACGGTGACCGTCGACAGGTCGCCGAAGTCCCAGTGCCACACCTGCTTGAGCAGGTCCTCCCGGGTGAACACGGCGTCGGCGTGGGTGAGGAAGAACAGCAGCAGGTCGAACTCGCGGTTGGTGAGGCTGACCGGTCTGCCCGCGACGGTCACTGTCCGCGACGCGGTCGAGACGGTGAGCTCGCCGGCGTTGAGATCCATCGGCAGCACGCCCGCGGCGGTCGGCGACCGGCGCAGCACCGACCGGACGCGCAGCGCGAGTTCACGAGGGCTGAACGGTTTGGTGAGGTAGTCGTCCGCGCCGGCTTCGAGCCCGGCGATGCGGTCGTCCTCTTCACCGAGGGCGGTCAGCAGGATCACCGGCATGCCGTAACCCGACCGGTCGCCCCGCTGGCGCAGGCTGCGGCACAGCGACAAGCCGTCGGGGCCCGGCATCATCACGTCGAGGACGGCGACGTCGATGCGCTGGGAACCGAGCAGGCGCAGCGCCTCGGTGCCGTCGTGGGCGGTGGACACCTCGAGTCCGTCGCGCTCCAGATACCGGCGCACGACGTCGCGGACGACGTCGTCGTCGTCGGCTATCAAGACTCGGGTCACCACACCGAGGTTAGCGCGGCACCGCCACTACCTGCGCCGTTGTCACGGTTTCGTCAGGCTTGCCGCTCGCGCCGCAGAGGCGGCTGACCTAACGTCGGAGGCGATGCCTGCCTGTCCGGTCACCGTCGTGCTGCCCTGTCTCAACGAGGCAGAGTCGCTTCCCGGCGTGCTTGCCGCCGTTCCCGCTGGGTATAGAGCTCTGGTGGTCGACAACAACAGCACCGACGGCACGGCCGAGGTGGCCCGCCGCCACGGTGCTGACGTCGTCGCCGAGAGGACGCCCGGATACGGCGCGGCGGTCCACGCCGGTGTGGTGGCGGCGTCGACGCCGATCGTCGCCGTGCTGGACGGGGACGGTTCGCTGGACCCCGCGCAGCTGCCCGCCCTGGTCGCCGATGTCGAGGGCGGGGCCGCCGACATGGCGATCGGGCGCCGGCGCCCGACGCCCGGCCTGAAGTGGCCGTGGCACGCCCGGCTCGGTACGGCCGCGGTGTGCTGGCGGTTGCGGCGCCGGCACGGGTTGCCCGTCCACGACATCGCCCCGATGAGAGTGGCGCGCAGGGAGGCGCTGCTCGCGCTCGGCGTCACCGACCGGCGGTCCGGCTATCCGCTCGAGTTGCTGGTGCGGGCTGCCCGGGCCGGATGGACGGTCACCGAGCGCGACGTCGACTACGGCCCACGCACCGGAGGCACCTCGAAGGTCAGCGGATCGGTGCGCGGTAGTGCGATCGCCGCACTGGACTTCTGGAAGGCGATTTCGTGACGTGCCTGCTGGTGGTCGCGAAGGCGCCGGTGCCCGGGCTGGCCAAGACGCGGCTGGCCGCCCGACTGGGCGCCGACGCGGCCGCCGACATCGCCGCCGCGGCCCTGCTGGACACGCTGGACGCGGTCGCCGCCACCGACGCCACCGCGCGGGTCGTGGCGATGACGGGCGACCTCGACGCCGCCCGGCGCGCCGACGACCTGAGGGCGCGGCTGTCCGACTTCACCGTCGTCGCGCAGCGCGGCGAGGACTTCGCCGATCGGCTGGCCAACGCGCACCTCGACGCCGTCGCGGCCACGGGTGCCGGGGCGGTGGTGCAGATCGGGATGGACACGCCTCAGGTCACTCCGCAGCTGCTCACCGGCGCTGCCTCGGGCTTAGACGATCACGACGCCGTGCTCGGGCTGGCCCGCGACGGCGGGTGGTGGGTGCTCGGCGTCCGCGACGCCGCGGCGGCCGACTGCCTGCGCGGCGTGCCGATGTCCGTCGCCGACACCGGGATCCTGACGCTGCAGGCGTTGCGCCACAACGGATTACGCGTGACACTCACCGAGGAACTCGCCGACGTCGACACCCTCGACGACATCGACGCGGTGCGCCGCGTCTGCCTGCCCGAGTCCCGGTTTCACCGGGCCACCGCCACCGTGGAGGTCTGATGTTCGGCCAGTTGTACGACCGTGCCCTCGACGGCGAGCGATGTTGGGTACGGCGTGACGACGGGCGCCTGAGCCGACTGCCGGTGCGCAACTGGCTGGGCGGCCGCGGAGCCGACAGCCAGTTCGACCACGCGGTGGTCGGCATGTGCGAGGGTCCGACGATCGACCTGGGTTGTGGGCCGGGACGTCTGGTCGCGCACCTGGTGCAGCGCGGCGTCCCGGCGCTGGGTGTGGACCTGTCGGCGACGGCGGTGGCGCTGGCCCGCAACAGCGGCGCGCCTGCGCTGAGACGCGACGTGTTCGAGCCGCTGCCGGGAACCGGCCGCTGGCAGACCGTGCTGCTGGCCGACGGCAACGTCGGTCTGGGCGGCGATCCCGGCCGGATCCTCGGCAGGGCCGCGGAGTTGATGCGCCGTGGTGGGACATGCCTGGCCGAGTTCGACCCGAGCACGGCGGGAATCGACGTCGGGTGGGTTCGGCTCGAGTCTTCGAGCACGATCGGTCCGTGGTTCCGCTGGGCGTCGGTGGGGATCGACTGCGTGCACTCGCTGGCCACCGAGGTCGGCCTTGCGGTGGCCGGGATCCATCACATCGGCACCCGCGTGGTCGCGAGGCTGGCCGCGACGTGAAGACCGTCCCGCTGCGCGGGACACCGATCACCGCGAGAGTGGGCGTGGCGCTCGGTGGCGCCATCGCCGTGTGTTTCGCGACGGGCCTGATCAGCCACCTGATCCAGCATCCGCCGCCGTGGTTCTCCTGGCCCACCCGTCCGGTGTGGCTCTACCGGTTCACCCAGGGCGTGCACGTCGCGTCGGGTATCGCCGCGATCCCGCTGCTGATCGTCAAGCTGTGGTCGGTGTGGCCGAAGCTGTTCGAGCGCCCCGTCATCGGTGGCGCGGTCCGCGCGCTGGAACGGTTGTCGATCCTCGTGCTGGTGGCCTCGACGATCTTCCAGCTCAGCACCGGCCTGCTCAACATCGCCCAGTGGTATGCGTTCGAGTTCTTCTTCACCACAAGTCATTACGCGATGGCATGGGTCGCGATGGGTGCGGTCGTCGTGCACATCGGGGTGAAGTTGCCGCTGATCCGGTCCGCGCTCGGCGAGCCACTCGATGCGGGGCCGCAGGGGCAGCTGCTCGGGCCGTCGCGGCGCACGGTGCTGCGCGGCACGTGGTTGTCGGTGGCGCTGGCGAGTCTGGTGACGGTGGGGCAGACGGTGCCGCTGCTGCGGCACGTCGCCGTGCTCGCGCCGCGCTCCGGTCAAGGGTCCCAGGGTGTTCCGGTCAACCGCTCGGCTGCGGCCGCGGGCGTGCCGGCCGCGGCACGGTCACCGGGCTATCGCCTCACCGTCACCCACGGTGACCGCAGCGCGGTGTTCACCGTCGCCGACCTGCAGGCGATGCCGCAGACCACCCACCGGCTGCCGATCGCCTGCGTCGAGGGGTGGAGCGCCGAGGGGCAGTGGACGGGCGTGGTGCTGGCCCGGCTGTTGGCGGAGGTCGGTGCGCCGCCGGAGTCGGACGTGCGGATGATCTCGCTGGAGCCGCCGGGGCCCTACTCCCGCACGGTGCTGCCGGCCCGCCATGCCCGCGACGACATGACGCTGATCGCCCTGCAGCTCAACGGCCGGCCCCTCGACCTCGACCACGGATATCCGTGCCGGTTGATCGCACCGTCGAGACCCGGTGTGTTGCAGACGAAGTGGCTCAGCCGGATCGAGGTGGTGGCATGAGCATCGCGCGAGTCCTGCTCATCGTGGGAGGCGTGGCCGCGGTCGGTTACGGGGCGGTGCTGCTGTGGGACAACGCGACGGCGGTGCTCGTGCGGATCGTGGTGTGGGCGGCGGTCGGGGTCGTCGTGCACGATTTCGTGTTCGCGCCGCTGTGCGTCGTGTGCGGGCTGGCGGGCCGGAGACTGCTGCCTCCACGATGGCGGGCGCCGGTGGCGGTGGCGGCCTTGTGCACCGTCGTGCTGGCCGTGCTCGCGATCCCGGTGTACAGCCGGCCCGGCATGCGTCCCGACAACACCTCGGTGCTCGACCGGAATTATCCGGCGGGGTTCTGGATCGCCGTCGCCGTGGTGTGGGTGGGCGCCGTGCTGTGGTCGCTGCTGGCGGCCCGGCTACCAGTTCGTCAGGATCAGGTGGTTGATCACCAGCGCGCCGATCACGTTGAGGGCCAACCACCACCGGTGTGAGCGCGGCGGCAGCAGCGCCGCGGATGCGACCAGCCAGACGGTGAACGGCAGCCAGATGCGTTCGGTTTCGGCCTTGCTCAGCCGCGACAGGTCGGCGCACACGATCGCCAGCAGTGCGCCGAGGGTCAGCAGGTGGAAGCCGCTGCGCCGCTTGATCGCGGCGAGGTCGAACGTCCGTGCCAGGCCGGCCACGCCGGCGAGCCCGATGGCGCACACCACCGCCGCGAGGTTGCCCCACACCCAGTACTGGAACGGCCGGTCGTTGGCGATGCCCTGCCAATATCGTTCCTGCACCAAGGTGTACCCGTCGAACCACCAGAACCCGGCCGCCAGGAACGCCACCACGACCGCGCCCGCGGCGAGCGCTGCGGGCACCACCGCGGTCAGGGCCGCGCGCCGGCTTCGCGCGCTCAACAACACCGCGGCCGCGGGCAGCGCCATCAGGCCCAGCCCGTAGTTCAGGAAGATGCCCCAGCCGAGCAACAACCCCGACCCGGCGGAGGCCAGCAGCGGCAGGCGAACCGAGCGGGTGACCGCCAAGACCAGCAGCGTGATGCCCCACGCCGCGACACCGGCGAAGTAGCCGTCGGCCGACACCGCGATCCAGATCGCGGCCGGCGCCACCCCGACGAACGGTGCGGCCCTGCGGGCTGTCCCGTCGTCGGCCAGCGCCCGCACCGCCACGACGATCGCGGCGGCGGCACTCGAGCCGGCCAGCAGGCACAGCAGGCCCGCCCATGCGCCGCCGCCCAGTCCGATACGGTCCAGCCAGACGAACGTCAGCAGGGCGCCGGGAGGGTGCCCGGACACGTGGGTGATCCACGAATCCGGTTGGTAGTCCAGGATTCTGCCCGCGAACGTCCGCACCGCCTCCGGGATGTCGGTGATGGTGGGCACCTGCCGCAGGTATTCGTGCCGGGCGGTGAGCCGTCCGGCGAAGCCGCGTTGCCAGCCGTCGACCAGAGCCAGACTGAACGCCCACGCGCACGACGTCGCCCACGCCGCCCACGGCACCCAGCGCCACGGCAGGCGCGCGGCGAGCGACGGACCCCAGAGCACCGCGGCGATGGCGATCGCGATCGCCGGTATGGTGCCGGGACCCGTATGCGCGTTCCACCAGCCGAAGATCGGCGCCGTGTCGGCGAAACTGCGGAAGCGCTCGGGCGAGGCATTGATCAGCGGGGTGACGGTGCCGAGGTGCAGGCGCGGCACGACGAACGCCGCGACGACGAGAACCACGGCGGCCGGGACCGCCACCGCCTCTTTGCGACCGATGGACACGACCGCCAGCCTAGAGGCGCCGCCCCGATGGCCCCGTCACCGGTAACACAGTGGTAAGACTCGGAGGATCGGTGCTGCCTACGGTTCGGCACCGGCCGATTTGTGACGCGTCGATGACGTCGGTTTGCCCCGCAGGCCCGCGCGGGTATTCGACGTCCGTGCGTGCCCGTTGGAGGTCCCGGTGTCGGCCTTGCTGCGCTCCCCGATGCGTCGAGACGGCGGCCCGCCGACCCGCTGGCGCACCCGCCACGGTCACGACGGCGGTATGACACACAGCTTTCCGCTGTAGCGTGTCGAACGCCTGGTCGGTCCGTGGACTCTCGGCGTGTGTGGCGCGGAGGACAACGAACCAGACGACCGCAGGAGGACCCGCCGTGACCACCACCGCTGTCGCTCCCGGCGCGAACGGCCCGCTGACGATCGTGGCCCGCGAGATGCAGGGGGTCGCCGTCCGGGCCGTGCTGCACGTCGACGTCGACGCACGGGCCGTCGTGCGATGACCACCGCGGTGGGGCAGGATTCTGCGCGGCCGGTCGAATCGCTCGACGGAAGCGACCGCCGGCTGCTGACACCGGGCGAAACATGCTGGCGCACAGCCCATGCGGAACGCTTCAGCCATCTCATCGACGGCGCCGACTACCTCTACCACGTGAAGTCGGCGATGCTCGGCGCGCGCCGGCGGATCATGATCATCGGCTGGGACCTCGACTACCGCACGGCGTTCGAGGCTCCGGGGCCGTCGCTGGCCGGGCCCAACCACCTGGGCCCGTTCCTGCACTGGCTGGTGTGGCGGCGTCCGGACCTCGAGGTGTACCTGTTGAAGTCGAACCTGCGGCTGCTGCCGGCCTTCGACGGCTTCTGGTTCGGTGTCACGCCCGTGACGCTCGTCAACCGGATCACCTCCCCACGAATGCATTTCGCCGTGGACGGCGCCCACCCGACCGGTGCGGTCCACCACCAGAAGATCGTCGTCGTCGACGACGCGGTGGCGCTCTGCGGCGGCATCGACCTGACACTCGGGCGGTGGGACACCCGTGCGCACCGCCGGCACGATCCCGGGCGGACCGCCGCGGGACACTCGTACGGTCCCCGCCACGAGGTCGCGACGGCCGTCGACGACGACGCCGCAGCCGCCCTCGCCGAACAGGCCCGGGAACGCTGGCACGCCGCCACCGGCGAGACGCTGGACCCTGTGACCGCCGACCGCTTCGTGTGGCCGCGCGACCTGCACCCCGCGGTCCGCGACGTCGAGGTGGGCATCGCCCGTACGCTGCCCGCGCTCTCCGGGCGCAGTGAGATCCGCGAGGTCGAGGCGCTCAACCTCGCCGCGATCGCGCAGGCGCGGCGCGTCATCTATCTCGAGAACCAGTATCTGGCCTCCAGGCGCCTGGCCGAGGCCCTTGCGGCGCGGCTGCGGGAGCCGGACGGTCCGGAGATCGTGATCATCCTGCCCCGCAGCTCGGAGAGCCGGCTGGAGCAGGAGTCGATGGACAGCGCCCGTGAGCGACTTCTGCGCATGCTGTGGGAGGCCGACGAGCACGGCCGTCTGGGCGTGTACTGGCCGGTGTCCGACGGCGGGACGGCCGTCTACGTGCACTCGAAGGTGATGATCGTCGACAACCGGCTGCTGCGGATCGGGTCGTCGAATCTCAACAACCGGTCGCTGGGCTTCGACAGCGAATGCGACGTCGCGCTCGAGGCCGTCCCCGGCGCACCCGCCTGCGCCGACATCCGGACCGAGATCGTCTCCGCCAGAGACGATCTCGTCTCAGAACACCTCGGCGTGTCGATGGCCGTCTTCCGCGAAGAGATGGCCCGCCGGGGGTCGTTTCTCGCGACCGTCGACGCGCTGCGCAGCACTGGACGGTCGTTGCGCAGGTTCACCGGTTTCATGGTCGCGGCCGACGTGAGTCCGTTCGCGGAGAACGATCTGATGGATCCCGACCATGTTCCCGCATCGTTGGCCCAGAGTGTGGGCAGCGTGGTGGAGGGGTTGTTGATGTGGCCTGTGGAGCGGGTGTGTCCGGAGGCTGCGTCCCTGGCGCGGCAGGCGATCGATGATGTCGCACAGCACCTTTCGGGTGTACTCGGATCGGTCCTGGGGAACCGGTGACGGTGTCCTCGACGAGAAGCGCTGCTGCGAAACGTATGTGAACGTCAGTCGCCGGAGCCGAACATCCGCGCGAGTGCGCGGCGGTCGATCTTGCCGATGCCGCGCCTGGGCAGTTCCTCGACGACGTGCACCTCGCGAGGGGCGGCCGTCGACGGCAGCGTGGCGCTGACGTGAGACCGAAGCTCGGCCGCCGTCACCGAGGCGCCGTCCTCGACCACCACGGCCGCGACGACACGCTGGCCCAGTCGCTCGTCGGCGACACCGAACACTGCGCACTCGGCCACCGCCGGGTGCGTCGCCACCGCCGTTTCCACCAGGCTCGGCAGCACCGTCAACCCGCCGGTGCTGATCGCGTCGTCGATGCGCCCGAGAACCTCGAGGACCCCCGAATCATCAACGGCGCCAATGTCGTCGGTCCGGAACCAGCCGGGCTCTGCGAACGGGTCCGGGGTCACCGGATTGCGATACCCGGAGGCGACGGTCGGACCGCCCAGCGAGACCCTGCCGTCGGCGGCCAGCTTCACACGGACGCCGTCGAGCGGCACGCCGTCGTAGACGCATCCGCCCGAGGTCTCGCTCATACCGTAGGTGCGCACCACGCGAATCCCCGCCGTACGGGCCCGCTCGGCCACCCCCGCGGGCATCGGACCGCCGCCGATCAGCACGGCGTCGAGTGAGGCGAGCGCGTCGGCCGCCTCGGGCGCCCGCAGCACCTTGTCGAGTTGCGCGGCGACCAGCGAGGTGTACCGGCGGCCGGATCCCATCGCGCCGATCGCCGCGACCAGCTCGTCAGGGTCGAACGCGGCCGGCACGGCGACGGGTTCGGTGCCCGCCAGCACGGAGCGCACGAGCACCTGGAAGCCGGCCACGTGATACGCCGACAACGCGAGCAGCCACCTGCCGGTGCCGCCGAGTCGCTCGTGCGTCGCCTCGGCGCTGGCCCGCAGCGCGGCAGCGGTCAGCAGCGCACCCTTCGGTGTTCCCGTGGTGCCCGACGTCGACAGCACCACCGCGACGTCGTCGTCGATCTCCTCACCGGCCCGCAATGCCGTTGTCAGAGCCGCGGTTTGGCCGGCGTCCTCGGCAGGCACCGGCAACACGCTCGCGCGGCCCGCGAGCAGGTCCTCGACGACGCTCACGGCGGACAGCGCGGCAGCACCCGGACCGATGCCGACCGCGCGCAGGACGGCTATGGGGTGTCCTCGGTGTCGCGAGGGTCGTCGAGCGGCCAGCCCTGGGAGGCCAGGCGCTCGCGGACACGTTCGACGTCGTCGAGAGACGGGAGCTCGTCGGTGATCTGGGTGATGAGGACCCCGATGTCGACGGGATCGATCTCGCCGCCGCGCGGCGTGCCGAATTCCGCACGGGCGGTCAGCTCGGCGACGACCGCCTTGACTTCGTCGTCGGTCAGCCGGCGGCGCAGCAGCGCCAGCAGCGGGACCCGGTCGGGGCCGGGGACCCCCTCCGGATAGCCGGCGACGATCCACGCCACGATCCTGGTGAGAAACTTGGTCACAACGTCAACTCCCCACGGGCGGACACGGTGCCCTCGATAGCCCGAATAGTAGCCCCCGCACGGGGTCTGGGCCGCGACGAGCCCGTCTGTCGGCCAACGACTCCGGTACTGCAGGTGAACAGTGGATGAACACCTCGCCTGCTGAGGAAAAAGTGCCTTTTGGCCCTCGAATCTGGGGCGTTTCGTGATTGGTCAAAACAACCGTCTGACCCGCAGAATGAGCGTTATGACCGCAGAGATGATCATCCTCGTGCTGTTGATCGTCACGGCATTGGTCTTCGACTTCACCAACGGGTTCCACGACACCGGGAACGCGATGGCGACGTCGATCGCCACCGGCGCTCTCAAGCCCAAGGTGGCTGTGCTGCTGTCCGGCGTTCTCAATCTCGTCGGCGCGTTCCTGTCGGTGGAAGTCGCCGTGACCGTCACCAGCTCGGTGCTGAAAGTCCAGGACACCAAAACCGGCTCCCTGTTGCCGAACATCGACGCGTCCACCGGACTGACGATCATCTTCGCCGGCCTCATCGGCGGCATTCTCTGGAACCTGCTCACGTGGCTGTTCGGTATTCCGTCGAGCTCCTCGCACTCGCTGTTCGGCGGGTTGATCGGGGCGGGGCTCGCGGCGCTCGGCCTCGCGGGCGTCAACTGGCCCGGCATCACGCAGAAGGTGCTCATCCCCGCGGTCGCCTCGCCGTTCATCGCCGGCATCGTCGCCGGATGCGGAACCTGGCTGGTCTACCGGATCACCCGCAGCGTCAAAGCCGGCCGTCGCGAGCAGGGCTTCCGCTGGGGACAGATCGCGACCGCGTCGCTGGTGTCCCTGGCCCACGGCACCAACGATGCCCAGAAGACCATGGGCGTCATCGCGCTCGCCCTGATCACCACCGGCCACCTGACCGGGGACGTCAAGAAGGACGGGTTGCCGTTCTGGATCATCTTCAGCTGCGCGCTGGCGATCGGCCTCGGCACCTACATCGGTGGCTGGCGCGTCATCCGCACGCTGGGCAAGGGGCTGGTCGAGATCGAGTCCCCGCAGGGTCTCGCGGCGGAGGCGTCGTCCGCAGCCGTCATCCTGACGTCGAGCGCCGCCGGCATGGCGCTGTCGACGACGCACGTCGCCACGGGTTCCATCCTCGGCAGCGGCGTCGGCAAGCCGGGCGCCGAGGTGCGCTGGGCCGTCGCCGGCCGGATGGCGGTCGCGTGGCTGCTCACCCTCCCGGCAGCCGCCCTCGTCGGGGCGCTCGCCTATTGGCTCTCCTACGGCCTCGAGTCGGCCACCGATTCGCCACTGATCGGCGACGGCGCCATCTTCCTCGTCCTGGTCGCGCTCTCGGGCTACATGTACTGGCGCGCCCAGCAGCAGAAGGTCGACCACCGGAACGTCAACGCCGAATGGGATTCGGCGACGAACTCCGTGGTCCCGGCCGAGGTCCGCGAACCCCGCCCGGACACCAAGCCCACCGCTTCGGTCTGAGCCCCGACAACCGAGAAGGACGCGTGCGATGCACTACGTCGAAGCCATACTGAAGGTCCTCGCGGTCGGGCTGGTGCTCGGGGCGGGCCTGCCCGGGGTCTTCGCCCTCGGGCTCGTCGCCTACTCGCGCGGTGCGGGCGGCGCGGAAGCCGACGGCACCACCACGGCGCCCCACCCGGCACTCAAGGCGCTCGGCCTGCTGCTGTTCGCGTTCGTCGCCGCGGTCATCGTGATCGCGATCCTGTACATCACCAAGGGGACG is a window of Mycolicibacterium chubuense NBB4 DNA encoding:
- a CDS encoding phospholipase D-like domain-containing protein; protein product: MTTAVGQDSARPVESLDGSDRRLLTPGETCWRTAHAERFSHLIDGADYLYHVKSAMLGARRRIMIIGWDLDYRTAFEAPGPSLAGPNHLGPFLHWLVWRRPDLEVYLLKSNLRLLPAFDGFWFGVTPVTLVNRITSPRMHFAVDGAHPTGAVHHQKIVVVDDAVALCGGIDLTLGRWDTRAHRRHDPGRTAAGHSYGPRHEVATAVDDDAAAALAEQARERWHAATGETLDPVTADRFVWPRDLHPAVRDVEVGIARTLPALSGRSEIREVEALNLAAIAQARRVIYLENQYLASRRLAEALAARLREPDGPEIVIILPRSSESRLEQESMDSARERLLRMLWEADEHGRLGVYWPVSDGGTAVYVHSKVMIVDNRLLRIGSSNLNNRSLGFDSECDVALEAVPGAPACADIRTEIVSARDDLVSEHLGVSMAVFREEMARRGSFLATVDALRSTGRSLRRFTGFMVAADVSPFAENDLMDPDHVPASLAQSVGSVVEGLLMWPVERVCPEAASLARQAIDDVAQHLSGVLGSVLGNR
- a CDS encoding TIGR04282 family arsenosugar biosynthesis glycosyltransferase, yielding MTCLLVVAKAPVPGLAKTRLAARLGADAAADIAAAALLDTLDAVAATDATARVVAMTGDLDAARRADDLRARLSDFTVVAQRGEDFADRLANAHLDAVAATGAGAVVQIGMDTPQVTPQLLTGAASGLDDHDAVLGLARDGGWWVLGVRDAAAADCLRGVPMSVADTGILTLQALRHNGLRVTLTEELADVDTLDDIDAVRRVCLPESRFHRATATVEV
- a CDS encoding response regulator transcription factor, translating into MTRVLIADDDDVVRDVVRRYLERDGLEVSTAHDGTEALRLLGSQRIDVAVLDVMMPGPDGLSLCRSLRQRGDRSGYGMPVILLTALGEEDDRIAGLEAGADDYLTKPFSPRELALRVRSVLRRSPTAAGVLPMDLNAGELTVSTASRTVTVAGRPVSLTNREFDLLLFFLTHADAVFTREDLLKQVWHWDFGDLSTVTVHVKRLRSKLGDRHRVQTVWGRGYMWTSEAASSGRPNADN
- a CDS encoding inorganic phosphate transporter, whose product is MTAEMIILVLLIVTALVFDFTNGFHDTGNAMATSIATGALKPKVAVLLSGVLNLVGAFLSVEVAVTVTSSVLKVQDTKTGSLLPNIDASTGLTIIFAGLIGGILWNLLTWLFGIPSSSSHSLFGGLIGAGLAALGLAGVNWPGITQKVLIPAVASPFIAGIVAGCGTWLVYRITRSVKAGRREQGFRWGQIATASLVSLAHGTNDAQKTMGVIALALITTGHLTGDVKKDGLPFWIIFSCALAIGLGTYIGGWRVIRTLGKGLVEIESPQGLAAEASSAAVILTSSAAGMALSTTHVATGSILGSGVGKPGAEVRWAVAGRMAVAWLLTLPAAALVGALAYWLSYGLESATDSPLIGDGAIFLVLVALSGYMYWRAQQQKVDHRNVNAEWDSATNSVVPAEVREPRPDTKPTASV
- a CDS encoding molybdopterin-dependent oxidoreductase, translating into MKTVPLRGTPITARVGVALGGAIAVCFATGLISHLIQHPPPWFSWPTRPVWLYRFTQGVHVASGIAAIPLLIVKLWSVWPKLFERPVIGGAVRALERLSILVLVASTIFQLSTGLLNIAQWYAFEFFFTTSHYAMAWVAMGAVVVHIGVKLPLIRSALGEPLDAGPQGQLLGPSRRTVLRGTWLSVALASLVTVGQTVPLLRHVAVLAPRSGQGSQGVPVNRSAAAAGVPAAARSPGYRLTVTHGDRSAVFTVADLQAMPQTTHRLPIACVEGWSAEGQWTGVVLARLLAEVGAPPESDVRMISLEPPGPYSRTVLPARHARDDMTLIALQLNGRPLDLDHGYPCRLIAPSRPGVLQTKWLSRIEVVA
- a CDS encoding class I SAM-dependent methyltransferase; translation: MFGQLYDRALDGERCWVRRDDGRLSRLPVRNWLGGRGADSQFDHAVVGMCEGPTIDLGCGPGRLVAHLVQRGVPALGVDLSATAVALARNSGAPALRRDVFEPLPGTGRWQTVLLADGNVGLGGDPGRILGRAAELMRRGGTCLAEFDPSTAGIDVGWVRLESSSTIGPWFRWASVGIDCVHSLATEVGLAVAGIHHIGTRVVARLAAT
- the menE gene encoding o-succinylbenzoate--CoA ligase; the encoded protein is MSVVEDLLAGRASVLPVPAEDAGQTAALTTALRAGEEIDDDVAVVLSTSGTTGTPKGALLTAAALRASAEATHERLGGTGRWLLALSAYHVAGFQVLVRSVLAGTEPVAVPAAFDPDELVAAIGAMGSGRRYTSLVAAQLDKVLRAPEAADALASLDAVLIGGGPMPAGVAERARTAGIRVVRTYGMSETSGGCVYDGVPLDGVRVKLAADGRVSLGGPTVASGYRNPVTPDPFAEPGWFRTDDIGAVDDSGVLEVLGRIDDAISTGGLTVLPSLVETAVATHPAVAECAVFGVADERLGQRVVAAVVVEDGASVTAAELRSHVSATLPSTAAPREVHVVEELPRRGIGKIDRRALARMFGSGD
- a CDS encoding glycosyltransferase family 2 protein, whose amino-acid sequence is MPACPVTVVLPCLNEAESLPGVLAAVPAGYRALVVDNNSTDGTAEVARRHGADVVAERTPGYGAAVHAGVVAASTPIVAVLDGDGSLDPAQLPALVADVEGGAADMAIGRRRPTPGLKWPWHARLGTAAVCWRLRRRHGLPVHDIAPMRVARREALLALGVTDRRSGYPLELLVRAARAGWTVTERDVDYGPRTGGTSKVSGSVRGSAIAALDFWKAIS
- a CDS encoding DUF3349 domain-containing protein; the protein is MTKFLTRIVAWIVAGYPEGVPGPDRVPLLALLRRRLTDDEVKAVVAELTARAEFGTPRGGEIDPVDIGVLITQITDELPSLDDVERVRERLASQGWPLDDPRDTEDTP